Proteins encoded together in one Orbaceae bacterium lpD01 window:
- the rhlB gene encoding ATP-dependent RNA helicase RhlB — protein sequence MTQAYLTDKKFSEFGLHPLIIQALTKRGFDYCTPIQAQSLPHSLNNKDIAAQGQTGTGKTMAFLTSTFQFLLNHPALPDRQINQPRAIIIAPTRELVVQIYNDAKFLADETNIKLGLAYGGDGYDKQLKVLAAGVDILIATTGRLIDYAKQNYVDLSAIQVMVLDEADRMFDLGFIRDIRWIFRHVTPPSQRLTMLFSATLSHNVKELAFEHMNNPEYVEIEPEQKTGHRIKEELFFPSNEDKLPLLQTLIEEEWPDRCIIFANTKVTCELIWRNLIADHHRVGLLTGDIAQKKRLQILEDFTNGHLDILVATDVAARGLHIPDVTHVFNYDLPDDFKDYVHRIGRTGRAGTLGHSISLACEQYAMNLPAIEEYIGHPITVSQYNADALLTDLPTVKPFRRHYNNRRRKTNNA from the coding sequence ATGACACAAGCATACTTAACCGATAAAAAATTCTCAGAATTTGGGCTTCATCCATTAATTATCCAAGCTTTAACTAAACGCGGATTTGATTATTGTACGCCAATTCAAGCGCAATCGTTACCTCATAGCTTAAATAATAAAGATATTGCTGCGCAAGGACAAACCGGAACGGGTAAAACGATGGCGTTTTTAACCTCAACGTTTCAGTTTCTGCTTAATCATCCAGCTCTACCTGATCGTCAAATTAATCAACCAAGAGCCATTATTATCGCGCCAACCCGAGAGTTGGTTGTACAAATCTATAATGATGCTAAGTTTCTGGCCGACGAGACCAACATCAAATTAGGTCTCGCTTATGGTGGTGATGGTTACGATAAGCAATTAAAAGTACTCGCTGCAGGTGTCGATATTCTCATTGCCACAACAGGGCGATTAATTGATTATGCAAAGCAAAATTATGTCGATCTAAGCGCAATTCAGGTAATGGTACTCGATGAAGCTGATCGCATGTTTGATTTAGGCTTTATTCGTGACATTCGTTGGATCTTTAGACATGTAACACCACCATCACAACGTTTAACCATGCTTTTTTCGGCAACACTGTCTCATAATGTGAAAGAACTTGCCTTTGAGCATATGAATAATCCTGAATATGTTGAGATTGAACCAGAACAAAAAACCGGCCATCGTATTAAAGAAGAGCTATTCTTCCCGTCAAATGAAGATAAACTGCCTTTATTACAAACCTTAATCGAAGAAGAGTGGCCTGATAGATGTATTATTTTTGCCAATACCAAGGTAACTTGCGAACTGATTTGGCGAAATTTGATTGCGGATCATCATCGTGTTGGATTACTCACCGGTGATATTGCACAGAAAAAACGTCTACAGATTTTAGAAGACTTCACCAACGGCCATCTCGATATTCTGGTCGCAACGGATGTCGCAGCCAGAGGATTACATATTCCTGACGTCACACACGTATTTAACTATGATCTACCTGATGATTTTAAAGACTATGTCCATCGAATTGGCCGAACGGGCCGAGCTGGCACATTAGGGCACTCTATCTCACTCGCTTGTGAGCAATATGCGATGAATTTGCCCGCGATTGAAGAGTATATTGGTCATCCGATTACCGTCAGTCAATATAATGCCGACGCGCTACTCACCGACTTACCAACCGTGAAACCTTTCCGTAGACATTATAATAATCGTCGTAGAAAAACGAATAACGCTTAG
- a CDS encoding TfoX/Sxy family DNA transformation protein: MGNLSSRSMFGGYGILLDNVMFAWVFSDNLYLRANASFLAVFTDLQMLPLSLSTGGFSKLLHYYCVSETIWKNSVLLEKLLRLSISGAFEDKKIKLSLKENRLKDLPNMTLSLERLLIQIGIVNINQLKNDGALKVYYRLKQRNNNISINVLYILFAAINGYHVAVLSDEQKEHLRTQFMQLYPEG; the protein is encoded by the coding sequence TTGGGAAATTTATCATCACGTTCTATGTTTGGTGGATATGGCATTTTACTTGATAATGTGATGTTTGCATGGGTGTTTAGTGATAATCTTTATTTGCGAGCTAACGCATCTTTTCTCGCTGTTTTTACTGATTTGCAGATGCTACCGCTCAGTTTATCTACCGGCGGATTTTCAAAGTTGTTACACTATTATTGCGTATCAGAAACAATCTGGAAAAACAGTGTTTTACTCGAAAAACTACTTCGTTTATCAATTAGTGGTGCATTTGAAGATAAAAAAATCAAATTGAGTCTTAAGGAGAATCGTCTTAAAGATTTACCTAATATGACGCTCTCATTGGAACGTTTATTGATACAAATTGGTATTGTTAATATAAACCAATTGAAAAATGATGGTGCGCTTAAAGTTTATTATCGGCTAAAGCAGCGTAATAACAATATATCGATAAATGTGCTATATATTCTATTTGCCGCGATAAATGGCTATCATGTTGCGGTACTTTCAGATGAGCAAAAAGAACATTTAAGAACACAATTTATGCAGCTATATCCAGAGGGATAA
- the glnB gene encoding nitrogen regulatory protein P-II has product MKKIEAIIKPFKLDDIREALAEQGITGMTVTEVKGFGRQKGHTELYRGAEYMVDFLPKVKIEVVIPDDIVDMCIETIINTAQTGKIGDGKIFVYDVEQVIRIRTGEMDEAAI; this is encoded by the coding sequence ATGAAAAAGATTGAAGCAATCATTAAACCATTTAAATTGGATGATATCCGTGAAGCTCTTGCGGAACAGGGCATTACTGGTATGACGGTGACTGAGGTAAAAGGGTTTGGTCGCCAGAAAGGACATACTGAACTTTATCGTGGCGCTGAATATATGGTCGATTTCTTACCTAAAGTCAAAATTGAAGTAGTTATTCCTGACGATATTGTTGATATGTGTATCGAGACTATCATCAATACAGCCCAAACCGGTAAGATTGGTGATGGAAAGATTTTTGTTTATGATGTTGAACAAGTTATCCGAATTCGTACTGGTGAAATGGACGAAGCCGCAATTTAG
- a CDS encoding NAD+ synthase: MTLSIALAQKNWHVGDIEGNVASILQEIKAQSHCDMVVFSELALCGYPPEDLIFRKDFQQRCESQLNLIQAATQDCAVIVGHPTWQAGVIYNSLSFFYQGQRLALYHKQQLANYDVFDEKRYFQVGHTDGIVEFKGVRLGLLICEDLWQDAPVEQLKLHQIDMLISINASPYDEQKAAQRLQLMAKQAQKLSVPIVYVNQVGGQDELIFDGHSFVCSEKGMPVFSMESFVEKTAIVKFNPQLTVSNPTDEKHYLNDNRCADIYDALVLSVRDYVKKNGFEGIVLGLSGGIDSALTLAIAVDALGKDKAQAVMMPFRYTADISIADAREEAELLGVEFDIISIEPMFDAFMTQLTPVFAGTEKDTTEENLQARCRGVILMALSNKRRRLVLTTGNKSEMSVGYATLYGDMAGGFDVLKDVPKTLVFALSRFRNTRSYVIPERVIIRPPSAELAPDQKDEDSLPPYDVLDGILRGYIEQDLSVEALVVQGYDRQTVLRVIKLVNINEYKRRQSAIGPKITVRNLGKGRRYPITSGFGYKNG; encoded by the coding sequence ATGACGTTGTCTATCGCTTTGGCGCAGAAAAATTGGCATGTCGGTGATATTGAAGGGAATGTGGCCAGCATTTTGCAGGAGATTAAAGCGCAGTCACATTGTGATATGGTTGTGTTTTCCGAACTGGCATTATGTGGTTATCCGCCTGAGGATTTAATCTTTAGAAAAGATTTTCAGCAGCGCTGTGAATCACAATTAAATCTCATTCAGGCTGCAACTCAGGACTGTGCGGTGATAGTCGGTCATCCAACCTGGCAGGCGGGCGTAATTTATAATTCGTTATCTTTTTTTTACCAAGGCCAGCGTCTGGCCCTTTATCATAAACAGCAGCTAGCAAATTATGATGTGTTTGATGAAAAACGTTATTTTCAGGTGGGGCACACTGATGGCATCGTTGAGTTTAAGGGCGTTCGTTTAGGGTTGCTTATCTGTGAAGACTTATGGCAAGATGCACCCGTTGAGCAGCTAAAATTGCATCAGATTGATATGCTTATTTCAATCAATGCTTCACCTTATGACGAGCAAAAAGCGGCCCAACGCCTACAGTTAATGGCTAAACAAGCGCAAAAATTATCCGTGCCAATTGTTTATGTAAATCAGGTTGGTGGTCAGGACGAGCTGATTTTTGACGGCCACTCATTTGTTTGTAGTGAAAAGGGGATGCCGGTTTTTTCCATGGAGAGCTTTGTAGAAAAAACCGCTATCGTCAAATTTAATCCTCAATTAACCGTCAGTAATCCGACCGATGAAAAGCACTATCTTAACGATAATCGGTGCGCAGATATTTATGATGCACTAGTATTATCGGTACGTGATTATGTCAAAAAAAATGGTTTTGAGGGCATTGTACTGGGATTATCTGGCGGTATTGATTCTGCACTGACCTTAGCCATTGCAGTTGATGCGTTAGGCAAAGATAAAGCGCAAGCGGTGATGATGCCCTTTCGGTATACCGCTGATATCAGTATTGCCGATGCCAGAGAAGAGGCGGAATTATTAGGCGTAGAATTTGATATCATCTCGATCGAACCGATGTTCGACGCCTTTATGACTCAACTTACGCCGGTGTTTGCCGGTACCGAGAAAGATACCACTGAAGAGAATTTACAAGCCCGTTGTCGAGGCGTTATTTTAATGGCGCTGTCGAATAAACGGCGCCGTCTGGTGTTGACCACGGGTAATAAAAGTGAGATGTCGGTTGGTTATGCCACCTTATATGGTGATATGGCTGGTGGGTTTGATGTGCTAAAAGATGTGCCTAAAACATTAGTATTTGCGTTATCACGTTTTCGCAATACCCGCTCTTATGTGATCCCTGAGCGTGTGATTATCCGGCCGCCTTCAGCAGAACTTGCACCAGATCAAAAAGATGAGGATAGCTTACCGCCTTATGATGTTTTGGATGGTATTTTGCGGGGATATATTGAACAAGATTTATCGGTTGAAGCGTTAGTTGTGCAGGGATATGACCGACAAACGGTGCTGCGTGTCATCAAACTGGTCAATATAAATGAATATAAAAGACGCCAATCGGCGATTGGCCCTAAAATTACTGTACGCAATTTGGGCAAAGGAAGACGTTATCCCATCACTTCCGGATTTGGTTATAAAAACGGCTAA
- the aroB gene encoding 3-dehydroquinate synthase — MTMKIEKQLIVTLAERSYPIHIGRGLFDDIGPFGLSAGQRVLIVTNQTIAPYYLAQVTSTLTQHHIIVDHFCLPDGEQYKTVAVWQQIMTALLEKNHTRKSIIVALGGGVIGDMAGFAAACYQRGIQFIQVPTTLLSQVDSSVGGKTGVNHPLGKNMIGAFYQPQSVVIDTDSLKTLPARELSAGLAEVIKYGIILDNTFFAWLENNIDQLINLDPKALSYCIHRCCELKAHIVAQDENELGIRAILNLGHTFGHAIEAELGYGQWLHGEAVSVGTLMAAQTAEILGLITPVDIERIKQLLSRANLPTQRPKQMDAKAYLPHMLRDKKVISDKLRLVLPTAIGQAEIREGIDHAVVLAAISRV; from the coding sequence ATGACAATGAAAATCGAAAAACAGCTGATAGTGACACTTGCAGAGCGCAGTTACCCTATCCATATTGGTCGTGGTCTATTTGATGATATCGGTCCATTTGGGCTGTCTGCTGGGCAAAGAGTCTTGATTGTCACCAATCAGACCATTGCACCTTATTATCTGGCACAAGTGACCTCAACACTCACTCAGCATCATATTATAGTTGATCACTTCTGCCTGCCTGATGGTGAGCAGTATAAAACAGTAGCCGTTTGGCAGCAGATTATGACGGCCCTGCTAGAGAAAAATCATACCCGGAAATCAATCATTGTTGCGCTTGGTGGCGGTGTGATTGGCGATATGGCCGGATTTGCTGCAGCCTGCTATCAGCGTGGAATTCAATTTATACAAGTACCCACTACGTTATTGTCACAAGTTGACTCCTCTGTAGGGGGAAAGACCGGCGTTAATCATCCGCTGGGTAAAAATATGATTGGCGCATTTTATCAACCGCAATCCGTCGTGATTGATACTGATAGTCTGAAAACGTTACCCGCAAGAGAACTTTCAGCGGGTCTGGCTGAAGTCATCAAATATGGCATTATTTTGGATAACACGTTTTTTGCCTGGCTTGAAAACAATATCGACCAATTGATCAATCTTGATCCTAAGGCGCTCTCCTACTGTATTCACCGTTGCTGTGAACTTAAAGCACACATTGTTGCACAAGATGAAAATGAGCTAGGTATCCGCGCTATTTTAAATTTAGGCCATACATTTGGCCATGCTATTGAGGCAGAGCTCGGTTATGGCCAATGGTTACATGGCGAAGCTGTTTCAGTAGGCACATTGATGGCAGCACAAACTGCTGAAATACTCGGATTAATCACGCCTGTCGATATCGAGAGAATAAAGCAGCTGTTAAGCCGGGCCAATCTGCCGACACAGCGACCTAAGCAGATGGATGCAAAGGCTTATTTACCGCATATGCTACGAGATAAGAAAGTGATCTCCGATAAACTTCGTTTAGTATTACCTACGGCTATTGGCCAGGCTGAAATTAGAGAGGGTATCGATCACGCTGTCGTCTTAGCAGCCATATCTCGGGTTTAA
- a CDS encoding 3-deoxy-7-phosphoheptulonate synthase → MQKDSLNNIRIKDEHVLITPADLKNRFPLSEKLAQQIADSRQTIVDILERRDPRLLIVCGPCSIHDPEAAITYAHQLKNLADELGDKLYIVMRVYFEKPRTTVGWKGLINDPHMDNSFNIEHGLFLARQLLTDIAEIGLPLATEALDPNTPQYLGDLISWAAIGARTTESQTHREMASGLSMPIGFKNGTDGSMDVAINAMKSASMPHRFVGINQQGQVSVLQTAGNPHGHVILRGGKAPNYDAQSVTECENQMKKAGLVPTLMVDCSHANSNKDYKRQPLVARSVMDQINTGNHSIIGLMIESNINEGNQSSELTKDKLAYGVSVTDACINWQETEKLLHDISAETAKVLMQRIA, encoded by the coding sequence ATGCAGAAAGATAGCTTAAATAATATCAGAATTAAGGACGAGCACGTTTTGATTACGCCAGCAGATTTAAAGAACCGTTTTCCATTATCAGAAAAACTTGCTCAACAAATAGCTGACTCACGTCAAACGATTGTCGATATTCTTGAACGACGCGATCCACGTTTACTCATCGTATGTGGTCCCTGCTCAATCCATGATCCAGAAGCCGCTATTACCTACGCCCATCAGCTAAAAAACCTGGCTGATGAATTAGGGGATAAGCTTTATATCGTGATGCGAGTCTATTTTGAAAAACCACGTACAACCGTTGGTTGGAAAGGTTTAATTAATGATCCACATATGGATAACTCATTTAATATTGAACATGGGTTATTCTTAGCACGACAATTATTAACGGATATCGCAGAAATTGGTTTACCGTTAGCGACCGAGGCTCTAGATCCAAATACCCCGCAGTACTTAGGTGATCTGATTAGCTGGGCTGCGATTGGAGCCAGAACCACTGAATCACAAACACATCGTGAAATGGCATCAGGCCTCTCTATGCCGATCGGTTTTAAAAATGGTACTGATGGTAGTATGGATGTTGCTATTAATGCGATGAAGTCTGCATCCATGCCGCACCGTTTTGTCGGGATTAATCAGCAAGGACAAGTTAGCGTCCTGCAAACGGCAGGTAATCCACATGGTCACGTGATTTTACGTGGTGGAAAAGCGCCTAATTATGATGCTCAATCTGTCACTGAATGTGAAAATCAGATGAAAAAAGCCGGTCTTGTTCCTACATTAATGGTCGATTGTAGTCATGCCAATTCAAATAAAGATTACAAACGTCAGCCTTTAGTTGCCCGATCTGTGATGGACCAAATTAATACGGGTAATCACTCAATTATTGGTTTGATGATCGAAAGTAATATCAATGAAGGTAATCAATCTTCCGAGCTCACAAAAGATAAACTGGCTTACGGTGTATCAGTCACCGATGCTTGTATCAATTGGCAAGAGACTGAAAAATTGTTGCATGATATCTCAGCTGAAACGGCTAAAGTACTAATGCAGCGCATTGCCTAA
- a CDS encoding response regulator encodes MIDVLIVEDDPMVAELNKKYLQMIPGFKFVGQAHNGEEALKVISQKQISLILLDLFMPNINGLELLKQIRNDYPAIDIIMVTAARNTDSIQTALRLGVIDYIVKPFTFERLRTALFTYQERLRLLSSHAEFDQSELDQGIFSKPAEQNNKLPKGIDAETLDRVKAVIIDYGTAFTVADLVPLIELSRISLKKYIDYLDVSGELQSHLVYSAVGRPARMYLWQNKV; translated from the coding sequence ATGATTGATGTGTTAATTGTGGAAGATGACCCGATGGTCGCTGAACTAAATAAAAAATATCTGCAAATGATTCCTGGTTTTAAATTTGTTGGCCAAGCGCATAATGGCGAAGAAGCGTTGAAAGTGATTTCACAAAAACAGATCTCATTAATTTTACTTGATTTGTTTATGCCCAATATCAATGGACTAGAATTATTAAAACAGATTCGTAATGATTATCCCGCTATTGATATTATTATGGTGACGGCGGCGCGAAATACTGACTCGATTCAAACCGCACTGAGACTGGGCGTGATTGATTATATTGTCAAACCGTTTACCTTTGAGCGTTTACGCACTGCGCTATTTACTTATCAAGAGCGTTTAAGATTACTCTCTTCTCATGCTGAGTTTGATCAATCTGAATTAGATCAGGGGATTTTCAGTAAACCAGCCGAACAAAATAATAAGTTACCTAAAGGGATTGATGCTGAAACCCTCGATAGAGTGAAAGCGGTGATTATTGATTATGGTACTGCTTTCACTGTGGCCGATCTGGTGCCATTGATTGAACTTTCACGAATTTCATTAAAAAAATATATCGATTATTTAGATGTGTCTGGTGAACTACAGAGTCATTTGGTTTACTCTGCAGTCGGTCGGCCGGCAAGAATGTATTTATGGCAAAATAAAGTATAG
- the dcuS gene encoding DcuS/MalK family sensor histidine kinase — MRKLFQHLKLKTKLIILIFLVFILAVVAENVYIIHIVNKEYYKSAKQRVELVARAIASSKQIIDDIDLSTDSSLADIQTYAEKVRLLSQVEFITIFDMHGMRYSHPDKHKIGQFIMGGDGDRALRGESYFSVAQGTLGISVRAFKPIFDANHTQIGAVMVGQTLQKIDNVASRMVNPIILTLFVSLFIAILLALWLSRNIKNVLLGLEPFEMVKLFEERDAIIHTVKEGIVVIDRQGKIKQINAEAKRILKAEHHAHLIGKDVCNLIPNTRLYDVMLTGKPEYDNEQKIDGIVILTNRTPLIVNGELIGAVATFRDMTEIRTMAENLTGVNRYADALRSQSHEFNNKLHVIYGLAFEDKRTELMAYLEDLIGNNLLESYSIEQTIKEPILAGFLNSKFSRARELDVKLDFSIDGILLPINNTSNIHRLVTILGNLIDNGFEALQFVENKQLEVKLTIDDVYVHIIVKDNGPGIPAEIMKKIFNKGYSTKGDNRGFGLYLVLASLDELGGEITIHNEATQSGVCFMVSIPITELYQERLDD, encoded by the coding sequence ATGCGAAAATTATTTCAGCATCTTAAGTTAAAAACAAAATTAATCATTCTTATCTTTTTGGTGTTTATTTTAGCTGTTGTGGCTGAGAATGTTTATATTATTCATATTGTTAATAAAGAGTATTACAAGAGCGCCAAACAGCGGGTTGAGCTTGTTGCCAGGGCTATCGCTTCTTCAAAGCAGATTATTGACGATATTGACCTATCGACTGACTCGAGTTTAGCCGATATTCAAACCTATGCAGAAAAAGTGCGATTGCTCTCTCAGGTTGAGTTTATTACCATTTTTGATATGCATGGTATGCGTTATTCCCATCCAGATAAGCATAAGATTGGTCAGTTTATTATGGGCGGTGATGGCGATCGAGCATTACGCGGCGAATCCTATTTTTCTGTCGCGCAAGGTACGTTAGGTATCTCAGTTCGAGCATTTAAGCCTATTTTCGACGCAAATCACACACAAATTGGCGCGGTAATGGTGGGGCAAACATTACAGAAAATTGATAATGTCGCTTCTCGTATGGTCAATCCGATTATCTTGACATTATTCGTTTCTCTGTTTATTGCGATTTTATTAGCGCTTTGGTTATCACGTAATATTAAGAATGTACTACTTGGGCTTGAACCTTTTGAAATGGTGAAATTATTTGAGGAGCGCGATGCGATCATTCACACTGTGAAAGAGGGGATTGTTGTGATTGATCGGCAAGGTAAAATTAAACAAATTAATGCTGAGGCCAAACGAATTTTAAAAGCTGAGCATCACGCCCATTTAATCGGTAAAGATGTCTGTAACTTAATTCCTAATACCCGGCTTTATGATGTGATGTTAACCGGTAAGCCTGAATATGATAATGAACAAAAGATTGATGGTATTGTCATTTTAACCAATCGGACGCCTTTGATTGTCAATGGTGAGCTGATTGGCGCTGTGGCCACATTTCGTGACATGACTGAAATACGGACGATGGCTGAAAATTTAACCGGTGTGAATCGCTATGCTGATGCACTGCGTTCTCAATCCCATGAGTTTAATAATAAGTTACACGTTATTTATGGTCTTGCTTTTGAAGATAAAAGGACCGAGTTAATGGCTTATTTGGAAGATCTGATTGGCAATAATTTACTTGAATCTTATTCGATTGAACAAACGATCAAAGAGCCAATTTTAGCGGGATTTTTGAATAGTAAATTTAGTCGTGCCAGAGAACTAGATGTGAAGCTTGATTTCTCGATCGATGGCATTTTATTACCCATTAACAATACCTCTAATATCCATCGTTTAGTGACGATTTTGGGCAACTTGATTGATAATGGTTTTGAAGCACTACAATTTGTTGAGAATAAGCAGCTTGAGGTGAAGCTAACGATTGATGACGTCTATGTTCACATCATTGTTAAAGATAATGGCCCCGGGATCCCAGCCGAAATTATGAAGAAGATTTTTAATAAAGGCTATTCAACCAAGGGGGATAACCGTGGCTTTGGTCTTTATCTTGTTTTAGCGAGTCTGGATGAACTCGGTGGTGAAATTACTATCCACAATGAAGCCACCCAATCTGGCGTCTGTTTTATGGTATCAATACCTATCACTGAACTCTATCAGGAGAGATTAGATGATTGA
- a CDS encoding NADP-dependent malic enzyme, which translates to MTTVQEKALAISKEHHGKIEIRSKVAINSMADLSVAYTPGVAAVCTEIANNKASVYEYTSKRNLVAVITDGSAVLGLGNIGPEAAIPVMEGKAILFKQFADVDAIPLSLNTQDTDELVSHIAALAPSFGGINLEDISAPRCFEVERRLKEILDIPVFHDDQHGTAIVVLAALYNALQVAGKSITSAKVVINGGGAAGLAIADMLLSAGVKNLKVVDRVGILSESDTSLPPHHMAMAKKTNREKQTGTLEDAVKGADVFIGVSAPNVLKKEWVSTMAEKSIIFAMANPTPEIFPEDAKAAGAFIVGTGRSDYPNQINNVLAFPGIFRGALDARAKDITLEMQLAAAKGLASIIPKEKLSPENILPNAFEPNVAKVVAESVRNAANK; encoded by the coding sequence ATGACTACGGTTCAAGAGAAAGCATTAGCCATTAGTAAAGAGCACCATGGCAAGATTGAGATTCGTTCTAAAGTTGCGATTAATTCAATGGCTGATTTAAGTGTTGCTTATACACCAGGTGTTGCAGCAGTTTGTACCGAGATTGCTAATAATAAAGCATCTGTTTATGAGTATACATCTAAACGTAATCTTGTCGCGGTTATCACTGATGGTTCTGCGGTATTAGGTTTAGGAAATATTGGCCCAGAAGCAGCTATTCCGGTGATGGAAGGGAAAGCGATTTTATTTAAACAATTTGCTGATGTTGATGCGATCCCGCTCTCATTAAATACCCAAGATACCGATGAGTTAGTCAGCCATATTGCAGCACTTGCGCCTTCATTTGGTGGGATTAATCTTGAAGATATCAGTGCGCCACGTTGTTTTGAAGTTGAGCGTCGTTTAAAAGAGATTTTGGACATTCCTGTATTTCATGATGATCAGCACGGCACCGCCATTGTTGTTTTAGCGGCGCTATACAATGCACTTCAAGTTGCAGGTAAATCAATTACCTCTGCTAAAGTGGTGATTAATGGGGGAGGCGCTGCCGGGTTAGCGATTGCTGATATGTTACTTTCAGCCGGTGTAAAAAACCTTAAAGTTGTAGATAGAGTGGGTATTTTATCTGAATCAGATACTTCATTACCTCCACATCATATGGCGATGGCTAAGAAAACGAATCGTGAAAAACAAACGGGCACGCTAGAAGATGCGGTGAAAGGTGCCGATGTCTTTATCGGTGTCTCTGCGCCGAATGTTCTAAAAAAAGAGTGGGTGTCGACAATGGCTGAAAAATCGATTATTTTTGCCATGGCCAACCCAACCCCTGAAATTTTCCCTGAAGATGCCAAAGCAGCAGGCGCTTTTATTGTGGGAACCGGACGCAGTGATTATCCAAATCAAATTAATAATGTGTTAGCTTTCCCAGGGATTTTCCGCGGTGCGTTAGATGCCAGAGCAAAAGATATTACGCTTGAGATGCAACTTGCCGCGGCTAAAGGCTTAGCGAGTATTATTCCGAAAGAGAAATTGTCGCCTGAAAATATTTTACCGAATGCATTTGAGCCGAATGTAGCTAAAGTTGTGGCTGAAAGCGTTCGAAATGCGGCGAATAAATAG
- a CDS encoding 2-hydroxycarboxylate transporter family protein codes for MSIAQKLKESKFYIGSLPWPIFILCSVIVIIAAHFEMLPINMIGGFAVILPLGWALGTLGQHLPFLKKFGAPAILSLIIPSVLVYFNFFDANTLGAATALMKQSNFLLFYIASLVCGSILGMHRTILVQGFLRMMLPMLLGMFLAAFVGVGVAMLFGDTWEHAFFYTIAPVMSGGIGEGVLQLSNAYSGILKQDYELFVSALIPATVVGNFFAITYTAVINRIGELKPQLSGQGQLVKIKFDGMDEALKEDKTPLDARAMSGAVMILVALFVLGQILEKLTHFPGPVLMIVATAIVKYAHILPESVERGSMQWYKFISGNFTYPLMAGLGLLYIDLHSVVNVLTVPYFLTVISVVLTVSLTGFVCSFFFKMYPVEASIISSCQSGMGGTGDVAILSTANRMNLMPFAQVATRLGGALMVILATALLRYLNS; via the coding sequence ATGAGTATTGCTCAAAAACTGAAAGAGAGTAAGTTTTACATTGGCTCACTACCATGGCCAATCTTCATCCTTTGTTCTGTTATTGTCATTATCGCAGCACATTTTGAAATGTTACCCATCAATATGATTGGTGGTTTTGCGGTGATTTTGCCGCTTGGTTGGGCGCTGGGCACCCTCGGACAGCACCTGCCGTTTCTTAAAAAATTTGGTGCGCCAGCAATTCTATCTTTGATTATCCCTTCAGTGTTAGTCTACTTTAACTTTTTTGATGCCAATACGTTGGGCGCGGCGACTGCGTTAATGAAGCAGTCTAATTTCCTGCTTTTCTATATTGCCAGCTTAGTGTGTGGCAGTATTTTAGGGATGCATCGTACTATTTTAGTGCAAGGCTTCCTACGCATGATGTTACCAATGCTGCTTGGTATGTTCTTAGCGGCTTTTGTGGGTGTCGGCGTTGCGATGCTATTTGGTGATACTTGGGAACACGCTTTCTTCTATACGATTGCGCCAGTAATGTCTGGCGGGATTGGTGAAGGTGTATTACAGTTATCCAATGCCTACAGCGGTATCCTAAAACAAGATTATGAACTATTTGTGAGTGCCTTAATCCCAGCAACGGTAGTAGGTAACTTTTTTGCCATTACTTATACTGCGGTTATCAATCGAATTGGTGAACTTAAACCGCAGCTCAGTGGTCAGGGACAGTTAGTCAAAATTAAATTTGATGGTATGGATGAAGCGTTAAAAGAGGATAAAACACCATTAGATGCAAGGGCAATGAGTGGTGCGGTGATGATTTTAGTCGCACTGTTTGTACTTGGTCAGATCTTAGAAAAACTGACTCATTTCCCGGGTCCAGTATTAATGATTGTCGCAACCGCGATTGTTAAATATGCGCATATTTTACCTGAAAGCGTTGAGCGCGGTAGTATGCAGTGGTATAAATTTATTTCCGGTAACTTCACTTATCCATTAATGGCTGGTCTGGGTTTACTCTATATCGATTTACATAGTGTCGTTAATGTCTTAACCGTTCCATACTTCCTGACGGTTATTAGTGTTGTCTTAACGGTGTCATTAACGGGCTTTGTGTGTAGTTTCTTCTTTAAAATGTACCCGGTTGAAGCTTCTATTATCTCTTCATGCCAGAGTGGTATGGGAGGAACTGGCGATGTAGCTATCTTATCTACCGCAAATCGAATGAATCTAATGCCTTTTGCTCAGGTTGCGACACGTCTTGGTGGTGCGCTGATGGTGATTTTAGCTACCGCACTACTTCGTTATTTAAATAGTTAA